DNA from Thioalbus denitrificans:
TGCCGCAGGCGCTCGGCGGAGAGCTGGATGGGGGTGAGGGGATTCTTGATCTCGTGCGCCAGGCGCCGGGCCACCTCGCCCCAGGCGGCGTTGCGCTGGGCCTGGATGAGGGTGGTGATGTCGTCGAACACCACCACGAAGCCGGAGCCCGGCAGGGCGCTGCCCTGGCACATGAGCACCTGCCGGCCGCCGCCCCCGAACAGGGTCACCTCCTCGCGCCACTCGCGGTTGTCGCGCCGCAGGCGCGGTTCCAGCACTTCGACGAACTGCTGCAGGTGGGGGTGGCGGACGCCGAGCTCGGTGAAGGGCTGCTTCATGCAGGCGCGGACCTCGGCGCCGAGAATCTGGTCCGCGGCCTTGTTGCTGGTGCGCAGGACGTGGCGGCGGTCGAGGGTGAGCACGCCCGAGGAGAGGCTGCCCAGCACCGCCTCGAGGTAGGCCCGCTGGCTCTCGGCCTGGCGCTGGCTGTGGCGCACCTCCTCCTGGGCCCGGGAGATGCGGCGGGTCATCTCGTTGAAGGAGCTGACCAGAAAGCCGAGCTCGTCATAGCCGGCGGCGGGCAGCTGCTTGTCGTAGTCGCCGGCGGCCACCGCGCGGGTTCCCTCGGCCAGGTCGGTCACCGGCGCCACCAGGCGCCGGGCGGAGTAGAAGGCCACCCACACGGCCATCAGCAGGGTCAGCAGCAGGACCAGGGACAGGGTGAGGGTGAAGCTGTACTTCAGCGGCGTGCGCATGAACGCCAGTTCGCGGTACTGGGCGAAGGCAGTCTGGACGCTGTCGGCGAGGTTGCTCATGCGCCCGGCCACCGGGTACAGCGCCTGCAGCACGTAGGTCTCCCCGCCGGGGCTCACCGGGTCGGTGCCCACCACCACGCGCACGTGCAGACCGGCGCCCTCGATGGGATCGAGGCCCACATAGGTGTGGCCCTGGTGGACCTGCAGCAGCACCGCGTCACCCGGGGTGTTGGGGACCAGCTGGGTGGTCTCCACGCTGCTGGTGGCGATGATGGTGCCGTTGCGGGCCATCAGCGTCAGCTCGGTGGCGCCGGCCCGGGTGCGCATGTCGTCCAGCGCCAGGGCCCGCAGGCTGCCGCCCATCATGATGCCGCTCTCCAGCTCGTCGGTGAGGCTGGTGGTCTGGCGCAGCACTTCCCGCATGCGGGTCTCGAAGGAGGAGCGGCTGAGCTCCAGGGCGTCGTCCAGCGCCTGCTCCACGCGCACGTCGAACCAGCTGTCGATGCCGCGCAGCAGGAACTGCAGGGAGAAGGCGTAGACCAGGGTGACCGGCACCACCGACAGGAGGATGAAGATGAGCACCAGCCGGGCGGTGAGCTGGGAGCCGGCCTCGCGGCGGCGGTACTGGCGCAGCATCCGCGCCAGGTTGGCCGCGATCAGCGCCACCAGCGTGACCAGCCCCACCACGTTCACCAGCAGCAGCAGGGAGTAGAGGTTGCCGAAGCGCTGGGAGTTCTCCGTGGCGTTGCTCATCAGCAGCAGGGAGGCCAGCAGCAGCAGGAACAGGCCGAACATGGCCCAGGCGGAAGCGCGCCCCGGCCGCCGGGGCGGCTGGTTCAGCGGCGTATTGGCGGTGGGCTCAGGGCGCATGGCCAGGCTGCAGCGGCCACTCGACCCATTCGCTCTTCAGGCGCCAGTCCCGGGACAGGTAGGCCATGGGGCGCAGCGGCGAGGGCAGTGCCTCGGTGTGCAGCCGGACCCGGACCCGGCCGCGGTATTCGTCGCCGGCGACGAGCAGCGGCTGTTCCAGCAGCGGCAGACCGCGGATGCGCTCCACGCTGGCCAGCGCATCCTCCAGGTGGGTGTGGCTGGTCTGGACCCCGGTGTTGAGATTCTTCACCAGGTAGCGCCGGCTGAGGGCGTGGTGGCGCAGCTGGTAGCGCTGTTCCAGGCTGGCCACGGTCTGGTCCCAGAGCCAGGGCCGCTGCTGCACCACCTCGATCTCGACACCGAGAATCAGGGGTACGCCGTTGACCAGCGCGTCGCGCACCTCCCCTTCCAGCTCCAGGTCCAGGTCCGCATCCATGCGGTAGACCCCGTCCACCAGCTGGGAGCGGACTTCGCGCACCCTGAACTCCGCCGCCAGCGCGGTGGTGGCCGCGAGGGTCAGGCACAGGGTCAGCAGCGTGGCCAGGTGGCGGTAGTGGACAATGGTGCCGTGCATGTCGGGGCTCGTGCGCTTGTGTGGTTGCGCCCGGTCAGGGTTCCGCCGGCTTCTCCAGCCGGGCATAGAAGAACCCGTCACGGTCCTCCTGCCCGGGAAGAATCTGACGGCCCACGGGACGCGCAAGGCCCCACCCGGCAGCGATGGGACGCTCGCGGGCATCCCCATGCGTGGCGAGAAAGGCCTCAACCACCTGCTCGTTCTCCGCGGCCAGCGCCGAGCAGGTGGCGTAGACAAGCATACCCCCGGGGCGGAGCAAGGGCCACAGGGCGGTGAGGATGGCGGCCTGGGTGCGCGCCAGCTCCGGGATGTCCGCGGGACGGCGCAGGAGCTTGATGTCGGGATGGCGGCGGATGACCCCGGTGGCCGAACAGGGCGCATCGAGCAGGATGCGGTCGAAGGGCGTCCCGTCCCACCAGCCCTCCGGGCGGGCCGCATCCCCGCTGCTGAGCGTGCAGCCGAGGCCGAGGCGGTCGAGGTTTTCCCGCACCCGTCCGAGGCGCTCGGCGCTGATGTCGAGCGCCACCAGCTCCGCCAATCCGGGGGTGAGTTCCAGGATATGGGCGGTCTTGCCCCCCGGGGCGGCGCAGGCGTCGAGCACCCGCTGTCCCGGTGCCGCCTCGAGCAGTACGGCGGCCAGCTGGGCCGCGGCGTCCTGGACCGACACCTCGCCGTGATCGAAGCCGGGCAGGCTGCGAACCTCGGCCACGGGATCGATGCTGACCGCCCAGGGCTGTCCCGGGACGGGGCGGGGATCGAGGCCGGCCGCGGCCAGTCGCTCGAGGTAAGCGGCGGGATCGGGGTGGTGCAGGCGGCTGATGCGCAGGGTCATGGGCGGCTGGCGGTTGTTGGCCGCGACGACCGCCTCCCACTCCCCGGGCCAGTCCGTGCGCAGCCGCTCGAGCAGCCAGTCCGGGTGGGCATGGCGCGCCACGGGATCCCCGTCGGCGCGGCGGTTGAGCTCGGCGCCGCGGCGCTGGTAGCCGCGCAGTACGGCGTTGACCAGGCGGGTCGCCCAGGGCCGCCCGAGGGCGCGGGCCGCCTCGACGGTCTCCGCCACGGCGGCGTGGGCCGGGATGCGCAGGTGCTCGAGCTGGTAGAGCCCGACCCACAGCAGTGCGCCCAGTTCCGCGTCGCGCGCCTTCAATGGCTGGTTCAGCAG
Protein-coding regions in this window:
- the rsmB gene encoding 16S rRNA (cytosine(967)-C(5))-methyltransferase RsmB; this translates as MNLRALAARVVNQVAAQGRSLDTVLPPALGQVRAPRDRPLLQQLCYGTLRWQPRLAWLAGQLLNQPLKARDAELGALLWVGLYQLEHLRIPAHAAVAETVEAARALGRPWATRLVNAVLRGYQRRGAELNRRADGDPVARHAHPDWLLERLRTDWPGEWEAVVAANNRQPPMTLRISRLHHPDPAAYLERLAAAGLDPRPVPGQPWAVSIDPVAEVRSLPGFDHGEVSVQDAAAQLAAVLLEAAPGQRVLDACAAPGGKTAHILELTPGLAELVALDISAERLGRVRENLDRLGLGCTLSSGDAARPEGWWDGTPFDRILLDAPCSATGVIRRHPDIKLLRRPADIPELARTQAAILTALWPLLRPGGMLVYATCSALAAENEQVVEAFLATHGDARERPIAAGWGLARPVGRQILPGQEDRDGFFYARLEKPAEP
- a CDS encoding sensor histidine kinase — its product is MRPEPTANTPLNQPPRRPGRASAWAMFGLFLLLLASLLLMSNATENSQRFGNLYSLLLLVNVVGLVTLVALIAANLARMLRQYRRREAGSQLTARLVLIFILLSVVPVTLVYAFSLQFLLRGIDSWFDVRVEQALDDALELSRSSFETRMREVLRQTTSLTDELESGIMMGGSLRALALDDMRTRAGATELTLMARNGTIIATSSVETTQLVPNTPGDAVLLQVHQGHTYVGLDPIEGAGLHVRVVVGTDPVSPGGETYVLQALYPVAGRMSNLADSVQTAFAQYRELAFMRTPLKYSFTLTLSLVLLLTLLMAVWVAFYSARRLVAPVTDLAEGTRAVAAGDYDKQLPAAGYDELGFLVSSFNEMTRRISRAQEEVRHSQRQAESQRAYLEAVLGSLSSGVLTLDRRHVLRTSNKAADQILGAEVRACMKQPFTELGVRHPHLQQFVEVLEPRLRRDNREWREEVTLFGGGGRQVLMCQGSALPGSGFVVVFDDITTLIQAQRNAAWGEVARRLAHEIKNPLTPIQLSAERLRHKYLRSMEGNDAEVLDRLTHTIVQQVEAMKEMVNAFSNYARSPALQLEQLQLNDLVREILELYRGPGRPLEIETGLDPALPAIEADAGRLRQVLHNLLRNAEEAAGEATVKVEIATRCSEETGCRHVELRVVDHGPGIPEEILGQLFEPYVTTKPKGTGLGLAIVKKIVEEHGGVIWAENLTTGGVCFGLRLPVQAENRDALLNHGARAAPES
- a CDS encoding DUF4390 domain-containing protein, with translation MHGTIVHYRHLATLLTLCLTLAATTALAAEFRVREVRSQLVDGVYRMDADLDLELEGEVRDALVNGVPLILGVEIEVVQQRPWLWDQTVASLEQRYQLRHHALSRRYLVKNLNTGVQTSHTHLEDALASVERIRGLPLLEQPLLVAGDEYRGRVRVRLHTEALPSPLRPMAYLSRDWRLKSEWVEWPLQPGHAP